The Pantoea sp. At-9b genome includes a window with the following:
- the nudC gene encoding NAD(+) diphosphatase, translating to MQREISSVDAGWWIVSHEQKLWLPQGELPHGTAEQYGLAGSSGMVIGEWQGENVWLIRESRSDNMGSVRQLIDEDVGLFQLAGRGVQLAEFYRSHRWCGYCGHEMHLSKREFACLCSHCRERYYPQIAPCIIVAIRRGDEILLANHAKHRNNVYTVLAGFVEVGETLEQAVAREVMEESNVRVKNVRYVTSQPWPFPHSLMMAYMAEYEGGELQHDGKELLDAGWFRYDALPLLPPPGTVARRLIEDTVAQCRASAM from the coding sequence ATGCAACGTGAGATCTCAAGCGTAGACGCTGGCTGGTGGATTGTCAGCCATGAACAAAAACTTTGGCTACCGCAGGGCGAGTTGCCGCATGGCACGGCAGAACAGTATGGTCTGGCGGGCAGTAGTGGCATGGTGATTGGTGAATGGCAGGGCGAAAACGTCTGGCTGATCCGTGAATCACGATCCGACAACATGGGCTCAGTACGTCAGTTGATCGACGAAGATGTCGGCCTGTTCCAGCTCGCCGGACGTGGTGTGCAACTGGCGGAGTTCTATCGGTCGCATCGCTGGTGCGGCTATTGCGGTCACGAAATGCATCTGAGCAAACGCGAGTTTGCCTGCCTGTGTAGTCACTGCCGTGAACGTTATTATCCGCAAATCGCGCCCTGCATCATTGTGGCGATTCGACGCGGTGACGAGATTTTGCTGGCGAATCACGCGAAGCATCGTAATAACGTTTACACCGTACTGGCCGGTTTTGTTGAGGTGGGGGAAACCCTCGAACAGGCGGTCGCGCGTGAGGTGATGGAAGAGAGCAACGTGCGGGTGAAAAACGTGCGTTACGTCACCTCACAACCCTGGCCCTTCCCGCATTCGCTGATGATGGCCTATATGGCGGAATACGAGGGCGGTGAGCTACAGCATGACGGCAAAGAACTGCTGGACGCCGGTTGGTTCCGCTACGATGCATTACCCTTATTACCACCGCCAGGGACCGTGGCGCGACGTCTGATTGAAGACACCGTTGCCCAGTGTCGCGCCAGCGCGATGTGA
- a CDS encoding PLP-dependent aminotransferase family protein translates to MTRYQHLACLLSDRIEQGLYRSGERLPSVRTLSIEHGVSISTVQQAYHLLEEKQLIVPQPRSGYFVATRKATPPVPALTRPAQRPVEVTQWESVLELLSSRIEGDVIQLGSGIPDLTQPTLKPLWKIQSRMAQKQDINLLSYDTLLGVTALREQVARLSIDSGCQLSADDIVVTTGCHEALSVSIRAVCQPGDIIAVESPTFHGTMQTLRGFGIRAIEIPTDSVTGISLEALELAFEQWPIKAVVVVPNCNNPLGFIMPEARKRALLTLAQRFDAAIIEDDVYGELAWEYPRPISIKSLDMDGRVLLCSSFSKTLSPGLRVGWVAPGRYRERVLHMKYIGTGSSATMTQHVVAEFIRLGHYGPHLRRMRQVYQRNYETFSCWVRHYFPCGICVSRPQGSFLMWIELPEAFDAVRLNTALRASKIQVAVGSLFSASGKYRNCLRLNYALPITDATEQAIALVGAAVEQAMLACSSEAEASC, encoded by the coding sequence ATGACGCGTTATCAACATTTGGCTTGTCTGCTGTCAGACCGCATCGAGCAGGGTTTGTATCGCAGCGGCGAACGTTTACCCTCGGTGCGTACACTCAGTATTGAACACGGTGTGAGTATCAGTACTGTCCAGCAGGCTTATCATCTGCTGGAAGAGAAGCAGCTGATCGTGCCACAACCGCGTTCCGGCTATTTTGTTGCAACCCGCAAAGCCACGCCGCCTGTCCCGGCACTAACACGTCCTGCGCAACGCCCGGTAGAAGTGACTCAGTGGGAGTCAGTGCTGGAACTGCTCAGCAGCCGCATTGAGGGGGACGTGATTCAGTTAGGTAGCGGTATCCCGGACCTGACGCAGCCCACGCTAAAACCGCTGTGGAAAATTCAGAGTCGTATGGCGCAAAAGCAGGACATCAACCTGCTGAGTTACGACACCTTATTAGGTGTCACGGCGCTGCGCGAACAGGTGGCGCGTCTGTCGATTGATAGTGGCTGCCAGCTCAGTGCCGATGACATTGTGGTGACCACCGGATGCCACGAAGCCTTGTCGGTGTCTATCCGTGCCGTTTGCCAGCCCGGCGATATCATTGCGGTGGAATCACCCACTTTCCACGGCACCATGCAAACCTTGCGCGGCTTTGGTATTCGCGCCATTGAAATCCCGACCGACTCGGTGACGGGTATCAGCCTTGAAGCGCTGGAGCTGGCATTCGAGCAGTGGCCAATCAAAGCGGTGGTGGTGGTACCAAACTGCAATAACCCGCTGGGTTTTATCATGCCGGAAGCACGTAAGCGGGCACTGCTGACGCTGGCGCAACGCTTTGATGCGGCGATTATTGAAGATGATGTGTATGGTGAGCTGGCGTGGGAATATCCGCGTCCCATCAGTATTAAGTCGCTGGACATGGATGGACGTGTGCTGCTGTGCAGCTCGTTCTCCAAAACGCTTTCACCCGGTTTGCGGGTTGGCTGGGTCGCGCCGGGACGTTACCGTGAACGGGTGCTGCACATGAAATATATCGGTACCGGTTCCTCCGCCACCATGACGCAGCATGTGGTGGCCGAGTTTATCCGCCTGGGTCATTATGGGCCGCACCTGCGTCGTATGCGTCAGGTTTATCAACGCAATTACGAAACCTTTAGCTGCTGGGTGCGTCACTATTTCCCATGTGGCATCTGTGTGTCGCGCCCACAGGGCAGCTTTCTGATGTGGATCGAATTGCCGGAAGCCTTCGATGCGGTGCGCCTGAATACGGCGCTACGCGCGTCGAAAATTCAGGTGGCAGTCGGTTCGTTGTTTTCTGCATCGGGCAAGTATCGCAACTGCCTGCGTCTCAACTATGCGTTGCCGATTACCGATGCCACCGAACAGGCGATTGCGCTGGTGGGCGCGGCGGTCGAACAGGCGATGCTGGCCTGTAGCTCGGAGGCTGAGGCCAGTTGCTGA
- the thiE gene encoding thiamine phosphate synthase yields MTAPFPSTAPRLGLYPVVDSVEWIARLLEAGVRTIQLRIKDCEDHEVEEAVRDAIALGKKYRARLFINDYWRLAIRYNAYGVHLGQEDLDVADLEAIRQAGLRLGLSTHDDAELDRALALHPSYIALGHIFPTQTKEMPSEPQGITELKRHLTRLQGISTVAIGGISLARAPEVLATGVGSIAVVSAITQAPDWLAATRELLALAEPPVTA; encoded by the coding sequence ATGACCGCCCCCTTCCCCAGTACCGCCCCGCGTTTAGGGCTGTATCCGGTTGTCGATAGCGTTGAGTGGATTGCCCGTTTGCTGGAAGCGGGTGTGCGTACCATTCAGCTGCGTATTAAAGATTGTGAAGACCATGAGGTTGAAGAGGCCGTGCGCGATGCTATCGCACTCGGCAAAAAGTATCGTGCTCGCCTGTTTATCAACGATTACTGGCGCTTAGCGATTCGCTATAACGCGTATGGCGTCCATCTTGGTCAGGAAGATCTTGATGTGGCCGATCTGGAGGCAATCCGCCAGGCGGGTTTACGCCTTGGCTTATCCACCCATGATGATGCGGAACTGGATCGGGCGCTGGCGCTGCACCCCTCCTATATCGCGTTAGGGCATATTTTCCCAACGCAAACCAAAGAGATGCCCTCTGAGCCGCAAGGCATCACCGAGTTGAAACGTCATCTGACCCGTTTGCAGGGCATTTCAACGGTAGCCATTGGCGGGATTTCGCTGGCACGTGCACCTGAGGTGCTGGCAACTGGCGTGGGCAGCATCGCGGTGGTCAGCGCCATCACCCAGGCCCCAGACTGGCTGGCGGCCACGCGTGAATTGCTGGCGCTGGCGGAACCCCCGGTGACAGCGTAG
- a CDS encoding Rsd/AlgQ family anti-sigma factor, whose protein sequence is MLTQLDDLTERVGSGNELVDSWLRARRQLLVNYYQLIGMKPKKDALSALDEQALDAFCHNLVDYLSVGHFSIYERIINEMQGDSPLIAAAQIYPLLEANTERMMQLYDGHLQQAITDDNCVTFQQALSEVGEVLESRFTLEDKLVHLAWDNQLARPPVANESIIARPA, encoded by the coding sequence ATGCTTACTCAGTTAGATGACCTGACCGAGCGTGTAGGCAGCGGTAACGAACTGGTCGATTCATGGTTACGCGCGCGTCGTCAGCTGTTGGTTAACTATTATCAGTTGATTGGCATGAAGCCAAAAAAAGATGCGTTAAGCGCTCTCGATGAGCAGGCGCTGGATGCGTTTTGTCACAACCTGGTGGATTATCTTTCGGTTGGTCACTTCAGTATTTATGAGCGGATTATCAATGAGATGCAGGGCGACAGCCCCCTGATTGCTGCCGCACAGATTTATCCGTTACTGGAGGCAAATACCGAACGAATGATGCAGCTGTATGATGGTCATCTGCAACAGGCTATCACCGACGACAACTGTGTCACTTTCCAGCAGGCGCTGTCTGAAGTGGGTGAAGTGCTGGAGTCGCGTTTCACGCTGGAAGACAAGCTGGTGCATCTGGCGTGGGATAATCAGTTGGCGCGCCCGCCGGTAGCGAATGAAAGCATCATCGCGCGTCCCGCGTAG
- the rpoC gene encoding DNA-directed RNA polymerase subunit beta', whose translation MKDLLKFLKAQTKTEEFDAIKIALASPDMIRSWSFGEVKKPETINYRTFKPERDGLFCARIFGPVKDYECLCGKYKRLKHRGVICEKCGVEVTQTKVRRERMGHIELASPTAHIWFLKSLPSRIGLLLDMPLRDIERVLYFESYVVVEGGMTNLEKRQILTEEQYLDALEEFGDEFDAKMGAEAIQALLKNMDLEQECEQLREELNETNSETKRKKLTKRIKLLEAFVQSGNKPEWMILTVLPVLPPDLRPLVPLDGGRFATSDLNDLYRRVINRNNRLKRLLDLAAPDIIVRNEKRMLQEAVDALLDNGRRGRAITGSNKRPLKSLADMIKGKQGRFRQNLLGKRVDYSGRSVITVGPYLRLHQCGLPKKMALELFKPFIYGKLELRGLATTIKAAKKMVEREEAVVWDILDEVIREHPVLLNRAPTLHRLGIQAFEPVLIEGKAIQLHPLVCAAYNADFDGDQMAVHVPLTLEAQLEARALMMSTNNILSPANGEPIIVPSQDVVLGLYYMTRDKVNAKGEGMVLTGPKEAERVYRAGLAELHARVKVRITEYSKNEQDEFVAKTSLIDTTIGRAILWMIVPKGLPYSIVNQALGKKAISKMLNTCYRILGLKPTVIFADQTMYTGFAYAARSGASVGIDDMVIPAKKAEIIAEAEAEVAEIQEQFQSGLVTAGERYNKVIDIWAAANERVSKAMMDNLQTETVINRHGEEEKQVSFNSIYMMADSGARGSAAQIRQLAGMRGLMAKPDGSIIETPITANFREGLNVLQYFISTHGARKGLADTALKTANSGYLTRRLVDVAQDLVVTEDDCGTFEGIMMTPVIEGGDVKEPLRERVLGRVTAEDVLKPGTADILIPRNTLLDEHWCDVVEQNSVDAIKVRSVVSCETDFGVCAHCYGRDLARGHIINKGEAIGVIAAQSIGEPGTQLTMRTFHIGGAASRAAAESSIQVKNKGTIKLTNAKTVTNSTGKLVIVSRNVELKMIDEFGRTKESYKVPYGAVMAKGDGEQVNAGETVANWDPHTMPVITEVNGFIRFTDMIDGQTITRQTDELTGLSSLVILDSAERTSGGKDLRPALKIVDANGDDVLIPGTDMPAQYFLPGKAIVQLEDGVKISAGDTLSRVPQESGGTKDITGGLPRVADLFEARRPKEPAILAEISGIISFGKETKGKRRLVITPVDGSDPYEEMIPKWRQLNVFEGERVERGDVVSDGPESPHDILRLRGVHAVTRYITNEVQEVYRLQGVKINDKHIEVIVRQMLRKATIVSAGSTDFLEGEQAEVSRIKISNRDLEANGKLGATYMRDLLGITKASLATESFISAASFQETTRVLTEAAVAGKRDELRGLKENVIVGRLIPAGTGYAYHQDRMRRRQAGEAPVAPQVTADEASASLAELLNAGLGGSDDE comes from the coding sequence GTGAAAGACTTACTTAAGTTTCTGAAAGCGCAAACTAAAACCGAAGAGTTTGATGCGATCAAAATTGCTCTGGCCTCGCCAGACATGATCCGTTCCTGGTCTTTTGGTGAAGTTAAAAAGCCGGAAACCATTAACTACCGTACCTTCAAGCCGGAGCGTGACGGTCTTTTCTGTGCCCGTATTTTCGGACCGGTAAAAGATTACGAGTGCCTGTGCGGTAAGTACAAGCGCCTGAAACACCGTGGCGTGATTTGTGAGAAGTGTGGCGTTGAAGTCACGCAGACCAAAGTGCGTCGTGAGCGTATGGGCCATATCGAACTGGCTTCGCCGACTGCACACATTTGGTTCCTGAAATCACTGCCGTCCCGTATCGGTTTGCTGCTGGATATGCCGCTGCGTGACATCGAGCGCGTGCTGTACTTCGAATCCTATGTGGTTGTCGAAGGTGGCATGACCAACCTCGAAAAACGTCAGATCCTGACTGAAGAGCAGTACCTCGACGCGCTGGAAGAATTCGGTGACGAATTCGACGCGAAGATGGGTGCGGAAGCTATCCAGGCCCTGTTGAAAAACATGGATCTGGAGCAGGAGTGCGAGCAACTGCGTGAAGAGTTGAACGAAACCAACTCTGAAACCAAGCGTAAGAAGCTGACCAAGCGTATCAAGCTGCTGGAAGCGTTCGTTCAGTCTGGCAACAAGCCAGAGTGGATGATCCTGACCGTGCTGCCGGTACTGCCGCCGGATCTGCGTCCGCTGGTTCCGCTGGATGGTGGTCGTTTCGCCACGTCGGATCTGAACGATCTGTATCGTCGCGTGATCAACCGTAACAACCGTCTGAAACGCCTGCTGGATCTGGCTGCGCCGGATATCATCGTGCGTAACGAAAAACGTATGCTGCAGGAAGCGGTTGATGCATTGCTGGATAACGGCCGTCGTGGTCGCGCCATCACTGGCTCCAACAAGCGTCCGCTGAAATCACTGGCAGACATGATCAAAGGTAAGCAGGGTCGTTTCCGTCAGAACCTGCTGGGTAAACGTGTTGACTACTCTGGTCGTTCGGTAATCACCGTAGGTCCATACCTGCGTCTGCATCAGTGCGGCCTGCCGAAGAAAATGGCACTTGAGCTGTTCAAACCGTTCATTTACGGCAAGCTGGAACTGCGTGGCCTCGCCACCACCATCAAAGCCGCGAAGAAAATGGTTGAGCGCGAAGAAGCCGTCGTTTGGGATATCCTGGACGAAGTAATTCGTGAACACCCGGTACTGCTGAACCGTGCACCAACCCTGCACCGTCTGGGTATCCAGGCGTTTGAACCGGTTCTGATCGAAGGTAAAGCAATCCAGCTGCACCCGCTGGTTTGTGCGGCCTATAACGCCGACTTCGATGGTGACCAGATGGCCGTTCACGTACCGCTGACGCTGGAAGCCCAGTTGGAAGCGCGTGCGCTGATGATGTCTACCAACAACATTCTGTCTCCGGCGAACGGCGAGCCAATCATCGTTCCGTCTCAGGACGTTGTTCTGGGTCTGTACTACATGACCCGCGACAAAGTGAACGCCAAAGGCGAAGGCATGGTGCTGACTGGCCCGAAAGAAGCTGAGCGTGTTTACCGCGCTGGCCTGGCCGAGCTGCATGCCCGCGTGAAAGTGCGTATCACCGAGTACAGCAAAAACGAACAAGATGAATTCGTTGCGAAAACCAGCCTGATCGACACCACCATTGGTCGTGCGATCCTGTGGATGATCGTGCCGAAAGGTCTGCCTTACTCCATCGTCAACCAGGCGCTGGGTAAAAAGGCTATCTCCAAAATGCTGAACACCTGTTACCGCATTCTGGGCCTGAAGCCGACCGTTATCTTCGCTGACCAGACCATGTACACCGGCTTCGCGTATGCAGCCCGTTCAGGTGCCTCTGTTGGTATCGACGACATGGTTATCCCGGCGAAGAAAGCTGAGATCATCGCAGAAGCGGAAGCTGAAGTTGCTGAGATCCAGGAGCAGTTCCAGTCTGGTCTGGTAACCGCTGGCGAACGTTACAACAAAGTCATCGATATCTGGGCCGCTGCTAACGAACGCGTTTCCAAAGCGATGATGGATAACCTGCAAACTGAAACCGTGATCAACCGTCACGGCGAAGAAGAGAAACAGGTTTCCTTTAACAGCATCTACATGATGGCCGACTCCGGTGCGCGTGGTTCTGCAGCACAGATTCGTCAGCTGGCAGGTATGCGTGGTCTGATGGCGAAGCCGGATGGCTCCATCATCGAAACGCCGATCACCGCGAACTTCCGTGAAGGTCTGAACGTACTCCAGTACTTCATCTCAACCCACGGTGCGCGTAAAGGTCTGGCGGATACCGCACTGAAAACCGCGAACTCCGGTTACCTGACCCGTCGTCTGGTTGACGTGGCCCAGGACCTGGTGGTGACCGAGGACGATTGTGGTACCTTCGAAGGTATCATGATGACCCCGGTTATCGAGGGTGGCGATGTTAAAGAGCCGCTGCGTGAGCGTGTACTGGGTCGTGTGACCGCAGAAGACGTGCTCAAGCCGGGCACCGCAGACATTCTGATCCCGCGTAACACCCTGCTTGATGAGCACTGGTGTGATGTGGTTGAGCAGAACTCTGTTGACGCCATCAAAGTACGTTCCGTGGTTAGCTGTGAAACCGACTTTGGTGTGTGTGCACACTGCTACGGTCGCGATCTGGCTCGTGGTCACATCATCAACAAAGGTGAGGCCATCGGCGTTATCGCAGCACAGTCCATCGGTGAGCCGGGTACTCAGCTGACGATGCGTACCTTCCACATCGGTGGTGCGGCATCTCGTGCGGCTGCTGAATCCAGCATTCAGGTGAAAAACAAAGGTACTATCAAGCTGACCAACGCGAAAACCGTTACCAACTCCACTGGTAAGCTGGTGATCGTTTCGCGTAACGTTGAGCTGAAAATGATCGACGAGTTCGGTCGTACCAAAGAGAGCTATAAAGTCCCTTACGGTGCTGTGATGGCGAAAGGTGATGGTGAGCAGGTCAACGCGGGCGAAACCGTGGCGAACTGGGATCCGCATACCATGCCGGTCATCACTGAAGTGAACGGTTTCATCCGCTTCACCGATATGATCGACGGGCAGACCATTACCCGTCAGACTGACGAGTTAACCGGTCTGTCATCGCTGGTGATTCTGGACTCTGCTGAGCGTACTTCAGGCGGTAAAGATCTGCGTCCGGCACTGAAAATCGTTGATGCCAATGGCGACGACGTTCTGATCCCTGGCACCGACATGCCGGCTCAGTACTTCCTGCCGGGCAAAGCGATTGTTCAGCTGGAAGATGGTGTGAAGATCAGCGCGGGTGACACCCTGTCGCGTGTTCCGCAGGAATCTGGCGGTACCAAGGACATCACCGGTGGTCTGCCACGCGTTGCGGATCTGTTCGAAGCGCGTCGTCCGAAAGAGCCAGCAATCCTGGCGGAGATCAGCGGTATCATCTCCTTCGGCAAAGAGACCAAAGGTAAGCGTCGCCTGGTAATCACCCCGGTTGATGGCAGCGATCCATACGAAGAGATGATTCCGAAATGGCGTCAGCTCAACGTATTTGAAGGTGAGCGCGTTGAACGTGGTGACGTCGTATCTGACGGCCCGGAATCTCCGCATGACATTCTGCGTCTGCGTGGCGTTCATGCTGTTACCCGTTACATCACTAACGAAGTGCAGGAAGTATACCGTCTGCAAGGCGTTAAGATTAACGATAAGCACATTGAAGTCATCGTGCGTCAGATGCTGCGTAAAGCGACCATCGTCAGCGCCGGAAGCACCGACTTCCTGGAAGGTGAGCAGGCTGAAGTGTCTCGCATCAAGATCTCTAACCGTGATCTGGAAGCGAACGGCAAGTTGGGTGCCACCTACATGCGCGACCTGCTGGGTATTACCAAAGCGTCTCTGGCAACCGAGTCGTTCATCTCTGCAGCATCGTTCCAGGAAACGACACGTGTCCTGACCGAAGCCGCAGTAGCAGGCAAGCGCGACGAACTGCGTGGCCTGAAAGAGAACGTTATCGTGGGTCGTCTGATCCCAGCCGGTACGGGTTATGCTTACCATCAGGATCGTATGCGTCGCCGTCAGGCGGGTGAAGCACCGGTTGCACCGCAGGTGACTGCGGATGAAGCCTCTGCAAGCCTGGCTGAACTGCTGAACGCCGGTCTCGGCGGTAGCGACGACGAGTAA
- a CDS encoding DUF1127 domain-containing protein, which yields MEFEQNRAAKPFNVTLLDIYRALRQRVKSWYARRQTRRILSHLSDTQLRDIGLTRGDIDRRD from the coding sequence ATGGAATTCGAACAAAACCGTGCGGCAAAACCCTTCAACGTGACTTTGCTGGATATTTACCGCGCACTGAGGCAACGGGTGAAAAGCTGGTATGCGCGTCGACAAACCCGCCGCATTCTGTCGCACCTGAGCGATACCCAGTTGCGCGATATCGGGCTGACGCGCGGAGATATCGACCGCCGTGACTGA
- the thiC gene encoding phosphomethylpyrimidine synthase ThiC, with protein sequence MSVAKTSRREQRAQAQAFIDSLQGTAFPNSQRIWITGSRDDIRVPMREIQLSPTLIGGSKDNPQYEANEAVPVYDTAGAYGDPHATIDVHQGLTRLRAGWIAERDDSETIGQLSSSYTQQRLADEGLDHLRFEHLPQPRRAKMGRRVTQLHYARQGIITPEMVFIALRENMGRERIRGEVLLQQHPGHSFGAHLPENITAEFVRQEVAAGRAIIPSNINHPESEPMIIGRNFLVKVNANIGNSAVSSSIEEEVEKLVWSTRWGADTVMDLSTGRYIHETREWILRNSPVPIGTVPIYQALEKVNGVAEDLNWEIFRDTLLEQAEQGVDYFTIHAGVLLRYVPMTAKRLTGIVSRGGSIMAKWCLSHHQESFLYLHFREICEICAAYDVALSLGDGLRPGSIQDANDEAQFAELHTLGELTKIAWEYDVQVMIEGPGHVPMQMIRRNMTEQLEHCHEAPFYTLGPLTTDIAPGYDHFTSGIGAAMIGWFGCAMLCYVTPKEHLGLPNKEDVKQGLITYKIAAHAADLAKGHPGAQIRDNAMSKARFEFRWEDQFNLALDPHTARAYHDETLPQESGKVAHFCSMCGPKFCSMKITQEVREFAARQQAEAQPIEIGMAQMSDAFRSRGGELYHAADALKEENV encoded by the coding sequence ATGTCTGTTGCAAAAACTTCTCGTCGTGAACAACGCGCCCAGGCGCAGGCCTTTATTGATTCATTGCAAGGCACCGCCTTCCCCAATTCTCAACGCATCTGGATCACCGGCAGTCGTGATGATATTCGCGTGCCAATGCGTGAGATTCAGCTCAGCCCTACCCTGATCGGGGGCAGCAAAGATAACCCGCAGTATGAAGCCAATGAAGCGGTGCCGGTGTATGACACGGCGGGCGCTTATGGCGATCCGCATGCCACCATCGACGTCCATCAGGGACTGACCCGGTTGCGCGCCGGCTGGATCGCCGAACGCGATGACAGCGAAACCATCGGCCAGCTCAGCTCCAGCTATACGCAGCAGCGCCTGGCGGATGAGGGGCTGGATCACCTGCGTTTTGAGCATTTACCCCAGCCACGACGCGCCAAAATGGGCCGTCGCGTGACCCAGTTGCATTATGCGCGTCAGGGCATCATTACCCCGGAAATGGTGTTTATTGCGCTGCGTGAAAACATGGGGCGTGAGCGTATCCGGGGCGAAGTGTTGCTACAACAGCATCCGGGCCACAGCTTTGGTGCGCACCTGCCGGAGAATATCACCGCCGAATTTGTGCGCCAGGAAGTTGCCGCAGGGCGTGCCATCATCCCATCCAATATCAATCATCCTGAATCTGAGCCGATGATCATTGGCCGTAACTTTCTGGTTAAAGTGAATGCCAACATCGGCAACTCGGCGGTCAGTTCGTCCATTGAAGAGGAAGTAGAAAAACTGGTGTGGTCAACCCGCTGGGGGGCCGACACGGTGATGGACCTGTCGACGGGCCGTTATATCCACGAAACACGCGAGTGGATTTTGCGTAACAGCCCGGTGCCGATTGGTACGGTCCCCATTTATCAGGCGCTGGAGAAAGTGAACGGCGTGGCGGAAGACCTGAATTGGGAAATTTTCCGTGACACCTTACTGGAGCAGGCCGAACAAGGCGTTGACTACTTCACCATCCATGCCGGTGTGCTGCTGCGTTATGTCCCGATGACGGCAAAGCGTCTGACCGGCATCGTGTCGCGTGGCGGTTCGATCATGGCGAAGTGGTGCCTGTCGCATCATCAGGAAAGCTTCCTGTATCTGCATTTCCGTGAAATCTGTGAGATTTGCGCTGCTTATGATGTTGCGCTGTCGCTGGGTGATGGCCTGCGCCCGGGATCCATTCAGGATGCCAACGATGAAGCGCAGTTTGCGGAACTGCACACGCTGGGTGAATTGACAAAAATTGCCTGGGAGTATGATGTGCAGGTGATGATCGAAGGCCCCGGCCATGTGCCGATGCAGATGATTCGCCGCAACATGACGGAGCAACTGGAACATTGTCACGAAGCCCCGTTCTATACCCTCGGCCCGCTAACCACCGATATCGCCCCCGGCTACGATCATTTCACTTCCGGTATTGGTGCCGCGATGATTGGCTGGTTCGGCTGTGCGATGCTGTGTTACGTCACCCCCAAAGAACATCTGGGTTTGCCCAATAAGGAAGATGTGAAACAGGGGCTGATCACTTATAAAATCGCGGCACATGCTGCCGATCTGGCGAAAGGCCATCCGGGTGCCCAGATCCGTGATAACGCCATGTCGAAAGCACGGTTCGAGTTCCGTTGGGAAGATCAGTTCAACCTGGCGCTGGACCCGCACACTGCCCGCGCTTATCACGATGAAACGCTGCCGCAGGAATCGGGCAAAGTGGCGCATTTTTGCTCCATGTGTGGCCCGAAATTCTGCTCGATGAAAATCACCCAGGAAGTGCGTGAATTTGCCGCCCGCCAGCAGGCTGAAGCCCAGCCGATTGAAATTGGTATGGCGCAGATGTCCGATGCCTTCCGCAGCCGTGGCGGTGAGCTGTATCATGCCGCTGATGCCCTGAAAGAGGAAAATGTATGA
- the hemE gene encoding uroporphyrinogen decarboxylase: MSELKNDRYLRALLRQPVDVTPVWMMRQAGRYLPEYKATRAQAGDFMSLCKNAELACEVTLQPLRRYALDAAILFSDILTIPDAMGLGLYFETGEGPRFSHPITCRADVDKLPVPDPEQELGYVMNAVRTIRHNLKGEVPLIGFSGSPWTLATYMVEGGSSKAFTKIKKMMYAEPQTLHALLDKLADSVILYLNAQIKAGAQSIMVFDTWGGVLTGRDYREFSLYYMHKIVDSVLHENEGRRVPITLFTKGGGQWLEAIAETGCDALGLDWSTDIADARRRVGHKVALQGNMDPSMLYAPPARIEQEVASILEGFGKGEGHVFNLGHGIHQDVPPEHAGAFVEAVHRLSRPYHQG, translated from the coding sequence ATGAGTGAACTGAAGAACGATCGTTATTTGCGTGCCCTGTTACGTCAGCCGGTGGATGTCACCCCGGTGTGGATGATGCGACAAGCCGGGCGTTATCTGCCGGAATATAAAGCCACACGCGCTCAGGCCGGTGATTTTATGTCGCTGTGTAAAAATGCTGAGTTGGCGTGCGAAGTCACGCTGCAACCGCTGCGCCGCTATGCGCTGGATGCGGCTATCCTCTTCAGCGATATCCTCACCATCCCGGATGCCATGGGGTTGGGCCTGTACTTTGAAACGGGTGAAGGCCCACGTTTTTCTCACCCGATTACCTGCCGCGCCGATGTCGACAAACTACCGGTGCCCGACCCGGAGCAGGAGCTGGGTTACGTGATGAATGCGGTGCGTACCATTCGTCATAACCTCAAAGGCGAAGTGCCGCTGATTGGGTTCTCTGGTAGCCCGTGGACGCTGGCAACCTATATGGTTGAAGGCGGCAGCAGCAAGGCTTTCACCAAAATCAAAAAGATGATGTACGCCGAGCCGCAAACGCTACATGCGTTGCTGGATAAGCTGGCTGATAGCGTGATCCTCTATCTGAACGCGCAGATCAAAGCCGGTGCGCAATCGATCATGGTGTTCGACACCTGGGGTGGCGTGCTGACCGGACGTGATTACCGTGAGTTCTCGCTCTACTACATGCACAAAATCGTCGATAGCGTACTGCACGAGAACGAAGGTCGTCGCGTGCCCATCACCTTGTTCACCAAAGGTGGCGGACAATGGCTGGAAGCGATAGCGGAGACCGGCTGTGATGCGTTGGGTCTCGACTGGAGCACCGATATTGCGGATGCCCGTCGTCGTGTTGGCCATAAAGTGGCCTTGCAGGGCAATATGGACCCGTCCATGCTCTACGCCCCTCCGGCCCGTATTGAACAGGAAGTGGCGAGCATTCTGGAAGGGTTCGGCAAGGGTGAAGGTCACGTCTTCAATCTGGGCCACGGTATCCATCAGGATGTGCCGCCAGAACATGCGGGGGCCTTTGTTGAGGCCGTGCATCGTCTGTCACGCCCTTATCATCAAGGCTAA